The nucleotide sequence CTGAAACTCGGGCTTCCAGTTCTCCGGAACTTCGCCGACGGAAGGAAGGTTGGCGACGTGGCGGCCGTCCACAACATCCAGCGCGACGTGCCTCACGCCGAGCCGGCGGCAGACTTCCGCCAGGTCGCCGGAAGCCGCCCCCCCCGGCGCCACGAGACCGAAGGGGCTCTTGGGCTGAGGCGTCTCGTCGGCCGGCTGCACCAGAACGATGCCGCTTGCCGCCCCAGCCTTCCGATCGCCCGCCGTCGCCGTCACCACCACGTGGTAATAGCCGAACCGTTTCAGTTCGTTCAGCACAAGATTCGCGGTCGCCGTGCCGGCGGCATCCGGCACCGCCGAGACGAGGGTCCCCTCGGCCACTTTCCGGCCGTAGAAATCCTCCGCCCGGTATTGGAGCCGCACCGGTTCCATCGACCCGGGCGACCGGATGGTCACGCGAAGCCTCGGCGGCAGGTCGGTGTCCAGACGGTAGAACCCGCCGGGAACGGTCGGCTCCAGACGGACGCCGAGCGACCCTTCGGGCGCCGCCGCCGGCTCGGCGAAGACGTGACGGCGAAACACTTGAAGAAGCACCTCGCGCTGGGCCTGTGTCAGCCCGAGCGGGTTCCCGATCTCTTCTTCGGGAGCGGTCTGGGCCCGCGCTGTCGCGGCCGACAGACTGAGGGCCAAAGCCAGGATCCATACGCCACGCATCCGGCGTCTCCTGCGACGAGAAGGCGAGCCCAGATTATAGCGCCGCCGACGCAACGCTCAACCGAAAAGTTAAGGCGGCGGACATCAACGGTGCCGGGCGTGGAAAAAGAGGGACAGGAGCCTTTTCCGCAACGGGTGGCACCCTGGCACGGCTACGGCTCGTGCCGTGGCCGGCTGGTGGCTCGTCCGCCAGTGCTGGGAAAAGACTCCTGTCCTCTTTTTCCCGCTCACCAGGCCGCCAGTTCACCCACGATTTCCTCGACGAGGTCCTTGATCGTGATGATCCCGACGGCGCGCCCGCGCGTGTTGCGGACGACGGCCATGGCCGACCGGGCGGCGCGCATCCGGAACATCGCCTGGCCGACCGGCATCTCCGGAGGAACCTCGACCACATGGCGCGTCATCGCGAGCGCCAGGTCGAACGGCCCGGATTCGGCGCCGAGGACGTCGTTGATGTGCACGATGCCGACGATGTGGTCCTTCCGCCCCTCCCAGACGGGCAACCGGCTGTAGGAGTGGGCGCGCAGTTGTTCGACAAACTGTTCGCGGCCGATGCAGGCCTCCACGGCCGTGACGCGCGCCAGCGGGATCATAACGTCTCGCACCTGCCGCTCGCGCAGCGCCAGCACCCGCTCCACCAGTTCATCCTGGTAGCCCGTGATGACGCCTTCGGCGGCGCCCTCGCGCAGGAACGCCCGCAGGCGCTGCCGCGGATGGAACGGGTTGGCGCGGGCGCCCTCCCGGCCGTGGGCAATCCGCAGCACCAGCGTGCTCGCGCCCTTGAGCGCCGGCACCAGGCCGACCGACCGCAGCACGACGTAGCCCCCGCACAGCAGGCCCGCCAGGCGGTACATCCACCGGTCGGCCTCGTAGGTGAAGATGCTCTTCGGCGTCACATCGGTGAAGACGAAAAAGATCGGCGCGAGCAGCACCGTCGCCAAAATCTCGACGCCGACGGGACCCTGAGCCCACCCGGCGCCTTCGACGAGCGTCGTCACGAAGGCCGTCGTGACGTACACGCCGACGTTGTAGCCGACCAGGCAGACGACGATAAGGCCCCGCACGTCGCCCAGGAGGCCGGCGAGGGTGCGAGCGCGGCGGTCGCCGGCTTCGGCCCGCAGACGCAAGCGGATCCGGTTCAGCCGGTAGATGCCCGTCTCCATGCCGTTGGCCACCGCCGCCACCAGGATGCCGGCCAGCGCCGCCAAGTACGGCCCGAAGCGCACCAGGAGCATCCGGAGCGTTTCCATCAGGCGTTTGGCTCCTCGCTCGGCGCGCCGCCGGCCGCGTCAAGCAGGCGGAGGCGGACGCGCATCACGCGCCTCCGGTGAACCTCCTCTACCGTGAACTCCAGGTTCTGCCACGTGGCCGTGTCGCCCTGCCGGGGCACGCGCCCCAGTAGGCTCGTCACGAACCCCGCGACGGTCGAGTACCGGCCGCCGACGTCCGGCCGGTCCTGGTCAAACAGGTCCGCCCACGAGCGGATCGAAAGGTTCCCCGCCAGGAGGTACTCCGCGGGGCCGAGCCGGCGGACGGGTTCCGGGCCGGGCCGGTCCGTCTCGTCCTCGATCTCGCCGACGATCTCCTCGAGGCAATCCTCGAGCGTCACCAGGCCCGCCACGCCGCCGTATTCGTCCACCACGAGGGCGAACTGAATCCGCTTCGCCCGGAACTCTTGGAGGAGGCTCTCGACCGTTTTCGTCTCCGGCACGTAATGCACCGGCCGCACGAGGACCGCCAGCGGACGGTCCGGGTTCAGGAACGCCGTCTTCGCGTACACGACGCCGCGGGCCTCGTCAATCCCACCCTCGTACACCACGATCTTCGTGTGGCGCGACCGGCGAAAGAGGTCCAGCACCCGGGCCGTCGGCGTCCGAACGTCGCAGGCGACGATTTCGACGCGCGGCCTCATGACCTCGCGGACCCTGAGTTCCGCCAGTTCCAGCACTTCGGTGAGCATCTCGCTTTCGTCGCGCGAGACGGCCCCTTCGCGCTCCGACACCTCGACGATAGCCTGGAGTTCGTCCGTCGTCACCAGGGCCCGCGGGACGGGCCGCCGCCCCGTGATCAGACGCTGCAGGGGGCCCACTACCGCGTAGCCGAGGACCATGCGCAGCGGCAGGACCACCCAACCGAGGA is from Planctomycetota bacterium and encodes:
- a CDS encoding hemolysin family protein, which produces MVEVLSAFSFHLAAMALLLGASAFFSGSETALFYLSRDQLRRFRTSGNPLRSLAARLMDDPRQVLVTVLFGNMTVNVGFFAMSVMLAHRIGERFPGQAWGWRVGIFIVAPLLVIVFGEVTPKSLAATMPARIAPWVSLPLTLLGWVVLPLRMVLGYAVVGPLQRLITGRRPVPRALVTTDELQAIVEVSEREGAVSRDESEMLTEVLELAELRVREVMRPRVEIVACDVRTPTARVLDLFRRSRHTKIVVYEGGIDEARGVVYAKTAFLNPDRPLAVLVRPVHYVPETKTVESLLQEFRAKRIQFALVVDEYGGVAGLVTLEDCLEEIVGEIEDETDRPGPEPVRRLGPAEYLLAGNLSIRSWADLFDQDRPDVGGRYSTVAGFVTSLLGRVPRQGDTATWQNLEFTVEEVHRRRVMRVRLRLLDAAGGAPSEEPNA
- a CDS encoding CNNM domain-containing protein, producing the protein METLRMLLVRFGPYLAALAGILVAAVANGMETGIYRLNRIRLRLRAEAGDRRARTLAGLLGDVRGLIVVCLVGYNVGVYVTTAFVTTLVEGAGWAQGPVGVEILATVLLAPIFFVFTDVTPKSIFTYEADRWMYRLAGLLCGGYVVLRSVGLVPALKGASTLVLRIAHGREGARANPFHPRQRLRAFLREGAAEGVITGYQDELVERVLALRERQVRDVMIPLARVTAVEACIGREQFVEQLRAHSYSRLPVWEGRKDHIVGIVHINDVLGAESGPFDLALAMTRHVVEVPPEMPVGQAMFRMRAARSAMAVVRNTRGRAVGIITIKDLVEEIVGELAAW